One region of Parafrankia discariae genomic DNA includes:
- a CDS encoding group I truncated hemoglobin, with product MSIYDAIGGASAVQAAVDEFYVRVTADPDLAPFFAGKDLPRLKAHQQAFISAAIGGPEVYQGGAIAAVHSGLRITDANFDAVVDHLVSALSGLGVPAETTGKIGAVLAPLRADIVTVK from the coding sequence ATGAGTATCTACGACGCTATCGGTGGTGCGAGCGCCGTGCAGGCCGCGGTCGACGAGTTCTACGTCCGGGTGACGGCCGACCCCGATCTCGCGCCCTTCTTCGCCGGCAAGGACCTCCCGCGGCTCAAGGCGCACCAGCAGGCCTTCATCTCCGCGGCGATCGGCGGGCCCGAGGTCTACCAGGGCGGCGCGATCGCCGCGGTGCACTCCGGGCTGCGCATCACCGACGCCAACTTCGACGCGGTGGTCGACCACCTGGTCTCCGCGCTGAGCGGCCTCGGTGTCCCGGCGGAGACCACCGGCAAGATCGGAGCGGTGCTCGCCCCGCTGCGGGCCGACATCGTCACGGTGAAGTAG